One genomic segment of Streptomyces liangshanensis includes these proteins:
- a CDS encoding competence protein CoiA has translation MLLIAEQSDGSRVEASRDLGQDTYLCPMCRSSVILKRGRKVAAHFAHAPDSNCPGAESESWRHLLAKRVLMDEFTALGWAARMEVPHQAAGRRVDVGVKVPHPRGTCYIAVEVQDSAIQVDTMKARVEADRRIGYHATVWLFTSHRAAALMYAEPDHEVRVPDEMLWVANRYGQGIPIIDPEERAVWVASLGSIHRDGESHEWYAEGGELTGVDYPGRTLRKTKSIVRTLGGFDFRLVAGKFGDSWAVSFAC, from the coding sequence ATGTTGCTGATAGCGGAGCAGTCCGACGGTTCACGTGTTGAAGCATCACGGGACCTCGGCCAGGACACCTATTTATGCCCAATGTGCCGATCATCGGTGATCCTCAAGCGAGGTCGGAAAGTCGCCGCGCACTTCGCCCACGCTCCTGACTCCAATTGTCCTGGAGCGGAGTCCGAGAGCTGGCGGCACCTGTTGGCAAAGCGCGTCCTGATGGACGAGTTCACGGCACTGGGCTGGGCCGCCCGGATGGAGGTGCCGCACCAAGCGGCCGGTCGCCGTGTTGATGTCGGTGTGAAAGTGCCCCATCCTCGCGGAACTTGCTACATAGCTGTAGAAGTTCAAGACTCTGCCATTCAGGTGGACACAATGAAGGCCCGTGTCGAGGCAGACAGGCGAATCGGATATCACGCCACAGTCTGGCTGTTCACCAGCCATCGGGCCGCAGCGCTCATGTATGCGGAACCGGACCACGAAGTGCGCGTGCCGGACGAGATGCTGTGGGTTGCCAACCGTTACGGTCAAGGCATTCCGATCATTGATCCTGAGGAGCGTGCGGTCTGGGTTGCGTCGCTTGGGTCAATCCACCGCGATGGAGAATCTCACGAGTGGTACGCCGAGGGCGGTGAGTTGACCGGAGTTGACTATCCCGGAAGGACGCTCCGAAAAACGAAGTCGATCGTGCGCACCCTCGGGGGCTTCGATTTTCGCCTCGTTGCCGGAAAGTTTGGCGACTCTTGGGCGGTCTCCTTCGCCTGCTGA
- a CDS encoding MFS transporter, giving the protein MTALEPGDATVAPADLPVPELPGQGGVLGPVHRALSIGIVSVVLLIAFEATAVGTAMPVAARELDGISLYAFAFSAYFTTSLFAMVLSGQWADRNGPLAPLTTGIAAFAAGLVLSGTAGTMALFILGRAVQGLGGGLVIVALYVTISRAYPERLRPSIMAAFAASWVIPSVVGPLASGTVTEHLGWRWVFLGIPVLIVLPLALALPAIRRMASGPADASAPAMAFDRRRIRLALGISLGAALLQYAAQDLRPLSLLPAVAGIAFLVPAVLGLLPAGTWRAARGLPAVILLRGVSAGSFIAAESFVPLMLVAERGLSPTMAGLSLAAGGLTWALGSYVQSRPRMEPYRARLMTGGMVLVAAAIGAAPTVLIHSVPVWIVAVAWGVGCLGMGLVLASTSVLLLKLSAPEEAGLNSAALQISDGLSNVLMLAIGGAAFAALGGGSVGGHAVSTATGSHPTAFAAVFLPMAAVALAGVWVATRVRPART; this is encoded by the coding sequence ATGACCGCCCTGGAACCCGGCGACGCCACCGTCGCCCCCGCCGACCTGCCCGTACCAGAACTTCCCGGTCAGGGCGGGGTGCTGGGGCCGGTCCACCGGGCGCTCAGTATCGGGATCGTCTCCGTGGTGCTGCTCATCGCGTTCGAGGCGACCGCCGTCGGGACCGCGATGCCGGTGGCCGCGCGGGAGCTGGACGGCATCTCGCTGTACGCCTTCGCCTTCTCCGCGTACTTCACCACCAGCCTCTTCGCGATGGTGCTGTCCGGGCAGTGGGCCGACCGGAACGGGCCCCTCGCCCCCCTCACCACCGGCATCGCGGCCTTCGCCGCCGGGCTGGTGCTGTCCGGGACGGCCGGGACGATGGCGCTGTTCATCCTCGGCCGGGCCGTGCAGGGGCTCGGCGGGGGACTGGTGATCGTCGCGCTGTACGTCACCATCAGCCGCGCCTACCCCGAGCGGCTGCGGCCCTCGATCATGGCCGCGTTCGCCGCGAGCTGGGTGATCCCCTCCGTCGTCGGCCCGCTCGCCTCCGGCACCGTCACCGAACACCTCGGCTGGCGCTGGGTCTTCCTCGGCATCCCCGTCCTCATCGTCCTGCCGCTCGCCCTCGCCCTCCCCGCGATCCGGCGCATGGCCTCCGGTCCCGCCGACGCGTCCGCGCCCGCCATGGCCTTCGACCGGCGCCGGATCCGCCTCGCGCTCGGGATCTCGCTGGGCGCCGCGCTCCTCCAGTACGCCGCCCAGGACCTGCGTCCCCTCTCGCTCCTGCCGGCCGTCGCCGGAATCGCGTTCCTGGTGCCGGCCGTCCTCGGGCTGCTGCCGGCGGGCACCTGGCGGGCCGCCCGCGGCCTGCCCGCCGTGATCCTGCTGCGCGGGGTGTCCGCCGGGTCGTTCATCGCCGCCGAGAGCTTCGTCCCGCTGATGCTGGTGGCCGAGCGCGGGCTGTCGCCCACGATGGCCGGCCTCTCGCTCGCCGCGGGCGGCCTGACCTGGGCGCTCGGCTCGTACGTCCAGTCCAGGCCGCGCATGGAGCCGTACCGCGCCCGGCTGATGACGGGCGGCATGGTGCTGGTCGCCGCGGCGATCGGGGCCGCGCCGACCGTGCTGATCCACTCCGTCCCCGTCTGGATCGTCGCGGTCGCCTGGGGGGTCGGCTGCCTCGGCATGGGCCTCGTCCTCGCCTCCACGAGCGTGCTGCTCCTCAAGCTCTCGGCGCCGGAGGAGGCCGGCCTCAACTCCGCGGCCCTCCAGATCTCCGACGGCCTGTCGAACGTGCTGATGCTCGCGATCGGCGGCGCCGCCTTCGCCGCGCTGGGCGGCGGTTCGGTGGGCGGCCACGCGGTCTCCACGGCGACCGGTTCGCACCCGACGGCCTTCGCGGCGGTCTTCCTGCCGATGGCCGCGGTGGCGCTGGCGGGGGTGTGGGTGGCGACCCGGGTCCGCCCCGCACGTACCTGA
- a CDS encoding DEAD/DEAH box helicase: MTTTASSHHLSPAFPGRAPWGTANKLRAWQEQALGRYLQEQPRDFLAVATPGAGKTTFALTLASWLLHHHVVQQITVVAPTEHLKKQWSEAAARIGIKLDPDYSAGPLSKEYDGVAITYAGVGVRPMLHRNKCEQRKTLVILDEIHHAGDSKSWGEACLEAFEPATRRLALTGTPFRSDTNPIPFVAYEEGNDGIRRSSADYTYGYGNALGDGVVRPVIFLSYSGNMRWRTKAGDEIAARLGEPMTKDAISQAWRTALDPRGDWMPNVLRAADQRLTEVRKSIPDAGGLVIASDQDSARAYAKLIREITGDKATVVLSDDTGASKRIDDFSGSTDRWMVAVRMVSEGVDVPRLAVGVYATTISTPLFFAQAVGRFVRSRRRGETASVFLPTIPNLLGFAGEMEVERDHVLDKPKKAGEDDPYAESEKEMAEAEREQDEDTGEQESLPFEALESDAVFDRVLYDGAEFGMQAHPGSEEEQDYLGIPGLLEPDQVQMLLQKRQARQIAHSRKKPDTEADLLELPAERRPVVSHKELLELRKQLNTMVGAYVHQSGKPHGVIHTELRRVCGGPPSAEATAGQLRERVKKVQEWATRMR, translated from the coding sequence GTGACTACTACCGCCTCCTCACACCACCTTTCCCCCGCCTTCCCGGGCCGGGCGCCTTGGGGTACCGCCAACAAGCTGCGCGCCTGGCAGGAACAGGCGCTGGGGCGGTACCTCCAGGAGCAGCCCAGGGACTTCCTCGCCGTCGCGACACCCGGCGCCGGCAAGACGACCTTCGCGCTGACCCTCGCCTCCTGGCTGCTGCACCACCACGTCGTCCAGCAGATCACCGTCGTCGCGCCCACCGAGCACCTCAAGAAGCAGTGGTCCGAGGCGGCCGCGCGGATAGGGATCAAGCTCGATCCCGACTACAGCGCGGGCCCGTTGAGCAAGGAGTACGACGGCGTCGCCATCACGTACGCGGGTGTCGGCGTCCGGCCCATGCTCCACCGCAACAAGTGCGAGCAGCGCAAGACGCTGGTCATCCTCGACGAGATCCACCACGCCGGTGACTCCAAGTCCTGGGGCGAGGCCTGCCTGGAGGCGTTCGAACCCGCGACCCGGCGCCTCGCCCTCACCGGCACGCCCTTCCGGTCCGACACGAACCCCATCCCCTTCGTCGCGTACGAGGAAGGCAACGACGGCATCCGCCGCTCGTCCGCCGACTACACGTACGGGTACGGGAACGCGCTCGGCGACGGTGTCGTCCGCCCCGTCATCTTCCTGAGCTACAGCGGCAACATGCGCTGGCGCACCAAGGCCGGCGACGAGATCGCCGCCCGGCTCGGCGAACCGATGACCAAGGACGCGATCTCCCAGGCCTGGCGCACCGCCCTCGACCCGCGCGGCGACTGGATGCCGAACGTGCTGCGCGCCGCCGACCAGCGGCTCACCGAAGTGCGCAAGAGCATCCCGGACGCCGGGGGACTGGTCATCGCGAGCGACCAGGACTCGGCGCGCGCCTACGCCAAGCTCATCCGTGAGATCACCGGGGACAAGGCGACCGTCGTGCTCTCCGACGACACGGGCGCCTCCAAGCGCATCGACGACTTCAGCGGGAGTACCGACCGCTGGATGGTCGCCGTCCGCATGGTGTCGGAGGGCGTCGACGTGCCGCGCCTGGCCGTCGGCGTGTACGCCACCACCATCTCGACCCCCCTCTTCTTCGCCCAGGCCGTCGGCCGCTTCGTGCGCTCCAGGCGCCGGGGCGAGACCGCGTCCGTCTTCCTTCCCACCATCCCGAACCTCCTCGGCTTCGCCGGCGAGATGGAGGTCGAGCGCGACCACGTCCTCGACAAGCCGAAGAAGGCCGGCGAGGACGACCCGTACGCCGAATCCGAGAAGGAGATGGCCGAGGCCGAGAGGGAGCAGGACGAGGACACCGGTGAGCAGGAGTCCCTGCCCTTCGAGGCCCTGGAGTCCGACGCCGTCTTCGACCGCGTCCTCTACGACGGCGCCGAGTTCGGCATGCAGGCGCACCCGGGCAGCGAGGAGGAGCAGGACTACCTCGGTATCCCCGGACTGCTGGAACCCGACCAGGTGCAGATGCTGCTCCAGAAGCGCCAGGCCCGGCAGATCGCGCACAGCCGCAAGAAGCCCGACACCGAGGCCGACCTGCTGGAACTGCCCGCCGAGCGGCGGCCCGTGGTCTCCCACAAGGAGCTGCTGGAACTGCGCAAGCAGCTCAACACCATGGTCGGCGCGTACGTCCACCAGAGCGGCAAGCCGCACGGTGTCATCCACACCGAACTGCGCCGCGTCTGCGGGGGGCCGCCCAGCGCCGAGGCCACGGCCGGGCAGCTGCGCGAGCGGGTCAAGAAGGTCCAGGAGTGGGCCACCCGGATGCGGTGA
- a CDS encoding IclR family transcriptional regulator, with the protein MTAETSQTLDRGLRVLKLLADTDHGLTVTELSNKLGVNRTVVYRLLATLEQHALVRRDLGGRARVGLGVLRLGRQVHPLVREAALPALRSLAEDIGATAHLTLVDGAEALAVAVVEPTWTDYHVAYRAGFRHALDRGAAGKAILAARQNALTEPLCTLTQGELEAGASGAAAALIGVTGIEGSVGVVMLTDSVPERVGPRVVDAAREVADALR; encoded by the coding sequence GTGACCGCGGAGACATCCCAGACGCTCGACCGGGGACTGCGTGTCCTCAAACTGCTCGCCGACACCGACCACGGCCTGACCGTCACCGAGCTGTCCAACAAGCTCGGCGTCAACAGGACGGTCGTCTACCGGCTGCTCGCCACGCTGGAGCAGCACGCGCTGGTACGCCGCGACCTGGGCGGCCGCGCCCGGGTGGGCCTGGGAGTGCTGCGCCTGGGCCGCCAGGTGCACCCGCTGGTACGGGAGGCGGCCCTGCCCGCGCTGCGCTCCCTCGCCGAGGACATCGGCGCCACCGCGCACCTGACCCTCGTCGACGGGGCCGAGGCCCTGGCCGTCGCCGTCGTCGAACCCACCTGGACCGACTACCACGTCGCCTACCGGGCCGGATTCCGGCACGCCCTGGACCGGGGCGCCGCGGGCAAGGCCATCCTCGCCGCCCGGCAGAACGCGCTCACCGAACCTCTCTGCACCCTCACCCAGGGCGAGCTGGAGGCGGGCGCCAGCGGCGCCGCCGCCGCGCTGATCGGGGTGACCGGCATAGAGGGGAGCGTGGGAGTGGTGATGCTCACCGACTCCGTGCCGGAACGGGTCGGACCCCGCGTCGTGGACGCCGCCCGCGAGGTGGCCGACGCCCTGCGTTGA
- a CDS encoding S16 family serine protease, whose amino-acid sequence MPPRLSRPFRLGLCALPVVALLAVAGAAPLPYAVAQPGLTADVLGADQGRQVITIKGAPTRTTEGQLRLTTIVATGPSADVDLADVAKGWFRTDEAVLPRDAVYPSGQSDQQIQRHNTRDMVDSQDSATEAALGFLHADPKKVDVSLHLADVGGPSAGLLFALGIIDKLDGDGSGGDLTGGRTIAGTGTIDGSGKVGAVGGVSLKTQAAGRDGATVFLVPKAECGDANAELPTGMRLVPVTTLKGAVSALRALEKGGSVPSC is encoded by the coding sequence GTGCCTCCTCGTCTCTCACGTCCCTTCCGTCTCGGTCTCTGCGCCCTCCCGGTCGTCGCGCTGCTCGCCGTCGCGGGCGCCGCGCCGCTGCCGTACGCCGTCGCGCAGCCCGGACTGACCGCGGACGTCCTCGGTGCCGACCAGGGGCGGCAGGTCATCACCATCAAGGGCGCCCCCACCCGCACGACGGAGGGGCAGCTGCGGCTGACGACCATCGTGGCGACCGGGCCGTCCGCCGACGTCGACCTGGCCGACGTGGCCAAGGGCTGGTTCCGTACCGACGAGGCCGTCCTGCCCCGGGACGCCGTCTACCCGTCGGGCCAGTCCGACCAGCAGATCCAGCGGCACAACACCCGCGACATGGTCGACTCGCAGGATTCGGCGACCGAGGCCGCCCTCGGCTTCCTGCACGCCGATCCGAAGAAGGTCGACGTCAGCCTGCACCTCGCCGACGTGGGCGGCCCCAGCGCCGGACTCCTCTTCGCCCTCGGCATCATCGACAAGCTCGACGGTGACGGCTCGGGCGGCGACCTGACCGGCGGCCGCACCATCGCCGGTACGGGCACGATCGACGGGAGCGGCAAGGTCGGCGCGGTCGGCGGGGTGTCCCTGAAGACCCAGGCCGCCGGGCGGGACGGGGCCACGGTCTTCCTCGTACCGAAGGCGGAGTGCGGGGACGCCAACGCCGAGCTGCCGACGGGCATGCGGCTGGTGCCGGTCACGACCCTCAAGGGCGCGGTGTCGGCCCTGCGGGCGCTGGAGAAGGGCGGCTCGGTCCCGAGCTGCTGA